One genomic segment of Microbacterium sp. ProA8 includes these proteins:
- the rpoC gene encoding DNA-directed RNA polymerase subunit beta' has protein sequence MLESTTFDQLRIGLATADDIRRWSYGEVKKPETINYRTLKPEKDGLFGEQIFGPSRDWECACGKYKRVRFKGIVCERCGVEVTKSSVRRERMGHIELAAPVTHIWYFKGVPSRLGYLLDMAPKDLEKVIYFAAYMVISVDEEARHRDLSTQENNIRLELKTLADRRDARVAARLQKLEEELAALEEEGAKADQKKKVKDAAEKEMAGIRKGTDDQITRLEKVWEDFRTLEVGQLKGEDEIFHELQDRFGQYFEAHMGAESIKRRLEAFDLAQESEDLHLQISEGKGQRKIRAIKRLKVVNSFLQTGMSPASMVLDVVPVIPPELRPMVQLDGGRFATSDLNDLYRRVINRNNRLRRLIDLGAPEIIVNNEKRMLQEAVDALFDNGRRGRPVTGTGNRALKSLSDMLKGKQGRFRQNLLGKRVDYSGRSVIIVGPQLKLHQCGLPKQMALELFKPFVIKRLIDLGHSQNIKAAKRAVERTRPEVWDVLEEIIRERPVLLNRAPTLHRLGIQAFEPQLVEGKAIQLHPLVCAAFNADFDGDQMAVHLPLSVEAQAEARILMLASNNILKPSDGRPVTLPSQDMIIGLHHLTTVIEGAAGEGRVFGSVGEAILAKDEGTLDLQAKVRIRVPGLTFLEGEAPEGYERHGLVDASLGQAIFNDTLPKGYPFVREQADKGKLSQIVNKLAEEYPKVEVAASLDRIKDAGFYWATRSGVTVALSDILTPPNKGEIVAGYEKQAAKVQAQFEKGLTTDAERRQELIKIWTEATDEVQKAMRDNFPADNTINRMVSSGARGNWLQIRNIAGMRGLVNNPKGEIIPRPIISSYREGLSVAEYFIATHGARKGLADTALRTADSGYLTRRLVDVSQDVIIREEDCGTTKGLEFTIAAPGADGELVRDANVENSVFARTLAADAVDPKGEVVASAGEDVGDVLIDKLVAAGVESIKVRSVLTCDSAVGVCAKCYGRSLATGKIVDIGEAVGIIAAQSIGEPGTQLTMRTFHTGGSASADDITQGLPRVQELFEARTPKGASPIAEADGRITIDETEKSKKVILTPDNGDEPHVYPVLKRATLLVEDGQRVTVGQPLQVGTLDPKEVMRVQGAREVQKYLVNGVQGVYRSQGVPIHDKHIEVIVRQMLRKVTVVDHGDTTLLPGELVDFKKYQNINRETVAEGKRPASGRPELMGITKASLATESWLSAASFQETTRVLTQAAMEGKSDPLVGLKENVIIGKLIPAGTGLAKYRDVTVEATEEAKSERYPNRIFASDGAYTDADLSYVDFDSFSTDGFTTDYN, from the coding sequence GTGCTCGAATCAACCACTTTCGATCAGCTTCGCATCGGCCTGGCCACCGCTGACGACATCCGTCGTTGGTCCTACGGCGAGGTCAAGAAGCCCGAGACCATCAACTACCGCACACTGAAGCCCGAGAAGGACGGTCTGTTCGGCGAGCAGATCTTCGGACCCTCGCGCGACTGGGAGTGCGCGTGCGGCAAGTACAAGCGCGTCCGCTTCAAGGGCATCGTGTGCGAGCGCTGCGGCGTCGAGGTCACCAAGTCCTCGGTGCGCCGTGAGCGCATGGGCCACATCGAGCTCGCCGCGCCCGTCACGCACATCTGGTACTTCAAGGGCGTCCCGTCGCGCCTCGGGTACCTGCTGGACATGGCGCCGAAGGACCTCGAGAAGGTCATCTACTTCGCCGCCTACATGGTGATCTCCGTCGACGAGGAGGCTCGCCACCGCGACCTCTCGACGCAGGAGAACAACATCCGCCTCGAGCTCAAGACGCTCGCGGACCGCCGCGACGCGCGTGTCGCCGCTCGCCTCCAGAAGCTGGAGGAGGAGCTCGCCGCGCTCGAGGAGGAGGGTGCCAAGGCCGACCAGAAGAAGAAGGTCAAGGACGCCGCCGAGAAGGAGATGGCCGGTATCCGCAAGGGCACCGACGACCAGATCACGCGCCTCGAGAAGGTGTGGGAGGACTTCCGCACGCTCGAGGTCGGCCAGCTCAAGGGTGAAGACGAGATCTTCCACGAGCTGCAGGACCGCTTCGGTCAGTACTTCGAGGCACACATGGGCGCCGAGTCGATCAAGCGCCGCCTCGAGGCGTTCGACCTCGCCCAGGAGTCCGAGGACCTGCACCTGCAGATCTCCGAGGGCAAGGGCCAGCGCAAGATCCGCGCGATCAAGCGTCTGAAGGTCGTCAACTCGTTCCTGCAGACCGGCATGAGCCCGGCCTCGATGGTGCTCGACGTCGTCCCGGTGATCCCGCCGGAGCTGCGCCCGATGGTGCAGCTGGACGGCGGCCGCTTCGCGACCTCCGACCTGAACGACCTCTACCGTCGTGTGATCAACCGCAACAACCGCCTCCGTCGCCTGATCGACCTCGGTGCTCCCGAGATCATCGTCAACAACGAGAAGCGGATGCTGCAGGAGGCCGTCGACGCGCTGTTCGACAACGGCCGCCGCGGCCGTCCCGTCACGGGCACGGGCAACCGTGCGCTGAAGTCGCTGTCCGACATGCTCAAGGGCAAGCAGGGCCGGTTCCGTCAGAACCTGCTCGGCAAGCGCGTGGACTACTCGGGCCGTTCGGTCATCATCGTCGGCCCGCAGCTCAAGCTCCACCAGTGCGGTCTGCCCAAGCAGATGGCGCTCGAGCTGTTCAAGCCGTTCGTGATCAAGCGCCTGATCGACCTCGGTCACTCGCAGAACATCAAGGCGGCCAAGCGCGCCGTCGAGCGCACGCGTCCCGAGGTGTGGGACGTGCTCGAGGAGATCATCCGCGAGCGTCCGGTGCTCCTCAACCGCGCACCTACGCTGCACCGTCTCGGCATCCAGGCCTTCGAGCCTCAGCTCGTCGAGGGCAAGGCCATCCAGCTGCACCCGCTCGTCTGCGCCGCGTTCAACGCGGACTTCGACGGTGACCAGATGGCTGTGCACCTGCCGCTGTCGGTCGAGGCCCAGGCTGAGGCCCGCATCCTGATGCTGGCGTCGAACAACATCCTGAAGCCGTCGGACGGCCGCCCGGTGACCCTGCCCTCGCAGGACATGATCATCGGTCTGCACCACCTGACCACGGTCATCGAGGGCGCAGCCGGCGAGGGCCGCGTGTTCGGCTCGGTCGGCGAGGCGATCCTGGCCAAGGACGAGGGCACCCTCGACCTGCAGGCCAAGGTGCGCATCCGCGTCCCCGGACTGACGTTCCTCGAGGGCGAAGCGCCCGAGGGCTACGAGCGCCACGGCCTCGTGGACGCATCGCTCGGCCAGGCGATCTTCAACGACACGCTCCCCAAGGGCTACCCGTTCGTTCGCGAGCAGGCCGACAAGGGCAAGCTGTCGCAGATCGTCAACAAGCTGGCGGAGGAGTACCCGAAGGTGGAGGTCGCGGCTTCGCTCGACCGCATCAAGGACGCCGGCTTCTACTGGGCCACCCGTTCGGGTGTCACCGTGGCGCTCAGCGACATCCTCACGCCCCCGAACAAGGGCGAGATCGTCGCGGGCTACGAGAAGCAGGCCGCGAAGGTCCAGGCGCAGTTCGAGAAGGGTCTCACCACCGACGCCGAGCGTCGTCAGGAGCTCATCAAGATCTGGACCGAGGCGACCGACGAGGTCCAGAAGGCGATGCGGGACAACTTCCCGGCCGACAACACCATCAACCGGATGGTCTCGTCGGGTGCTCGTGGTAACTGGCTGCAGATCCGCAACATCGCGGGTATGCGAGGCCTGGTGAACAACCCCAAGGGTGAGATCATCCCGCGTCCGATCATCTCCTCGTACCGCGAGGGTCTGTCGGTGGCGGAGTACTTCATCGCGACGCACGGTGCCCGTAAGGGTCTGGCCGACACGGCCCTCCGTACGGCCGACTCGGGCTACCTGACCCGTCGTCTCGTGGACGTCTCGCAGGATGTCATCATCCGCGAGGAGGACTGCGGCACGACCAAGGGCCTCGAGTTCACCATCGCCGCCCCCGGCGCCGACGGTGAACTGGTGCGCGACGCGAACGTCGAGAACTCGGTGTTCGCCCGCACGCTCGCGGCCGACGCGGTCGACCCGAAGGGCGAGGTCGTCGCCTCCGCCGGTGAGGACGTCGGCGACGTGCTCATCGACAAGCTGGTGGCGGCGGGTGTCGAGTCGATCAAGGTCCGCTCGGTGCTCACCTGCGACTCGGCCGTCGGTGTCTGCGCGAAGTGCTACGGCCGTTCGCTCGCGACCGGAAAGATCGTCGACATCGGCGAGGCCGTCGGCATCATCGCGGCCCAGTCGATCGGTGAGCCCGGCACGCAGCTGACGATGCGTACCTTCCACACCGGTGGTTCGGCCTCGGCCGACGACATCACGCAGGGTCTTCCCCGCGTGCAGGAGCTGTTCGAGGCCCGCACCCCCAAGGGTGCGTCGCCGATCGCCGAGGCCGATGGCCGCATCACGATCGATGAGACCGAGAAGTCGAAGAAGGTCATCCTCACGCCCGACAACGGCGACGAGCCGCACGTCTACCCAGTCCTGAAGCGCGCGACGCTCCTGGTCGAGGACGGGCAGCGCGTCACGGTCGGTCAGCCCCTGCAGGTCGGCACGCTCGACCCCAAGGAGGTCATGCGTGTGCAGGGTGCCCGCGAGGTGCAGAAGTACCTCGTCAACGGCGTCCAGGGCGTGTACCGCTCGCAGGGTGTGCCGATCCACGACAAGCACATCGAGGTCATCGTCCGTCAGATGCTGCGGAAGGTCACCGTGGTCGACCACGGCGACACGACGCTGCTGCCGGGTGAGCTGGTCGACTTCAAGAAGTACCAGAACATCAACCGCGAGACCGTGGCCGAGGGCAAGCGCCCCGCGTCGGGTCGTCCCGAGCTGATGGGTATCACGAAGGCGTCGCTCGCGACCGAGTCGTGGCTGTCGGCCGCGTCGTTCCAGGAGACCACCCGCGTCCTGACGCAGGCGGCCATGGAGGGCAAGAGCGACCCGCTCGTCGGCCTCAAGGAGAACGTCATCATCGGAAAGCTCATCCCCGCCGGAACCGGCCTCGCGAAGTACCGCGATGTCACGGTCGAGGCGACGGAAGAGGCCAAGAGCGAGCGGTACCCCAACCGCATCTTCGCCTCGGACGGCGCGTACACCGACGCCGACCTGAGCTACGTCGACTTCGACAGCTTCTCGACGGACGGTTTCACCACCGACTACAACTGA
- a CDS encoding DUF3618 domain-containing protein: protein MSNADQIRADIEVTRDELGRDVDALADKVSPPKIMERQKTRVRQVLGDVKGRVMGVADDVGGSASSAGHTVGDKLGAAGDAVKDLPNRAKAQTQGTPLVVGLLAAGVGFLVASLIPTTDAEKRWSTQLRDQAQPLVDKAVDKAKDAAQDVAQNLKEPAKDAVNQVKDSAAASAETVKSEAQSTAERVKENVAPSGGSTGSTGTTGTTGTAGTTGTTGTTGDTGRTTQY, encoded by the coding sequence ATGAGCAACGCAGATCAGATCCGCGCCGATATCGAGGTGACGCGCGACGAACTGGGCCGGGATGTGGACGCCCTCGCCGACAAGGTCTCGCCCCCGAAGATCATGGAACGGCAGAAGACGCGTGTCCGGCAGGTGCTCGGCGACGTCAAGGGCCGTGTGATGGGCGTCGCCGACGACGTCGGCGGCTCGGCATCCTCGGCCGGCCACACGGTGGGCGACAAGCTCGGTGCAGCGGGCGACGCGGTGAAGGACCTGCCGAACCGCGCGAAGGCGCAGACTCAGGGCACGCCCCTGGTGGTCGGCCTCCTCGCCGCGGGCGTCGGCTTCCTCGTCGCGAGCCTCATCCCCACGACGGACGCTGAGAAGCGCTGGAGCACCCAGCTCCGCGACCAGGCGCAGCCGCTCGTCGACAAGGCGGTGGACAAGGCGAAGGATGCCGCGCAGGACGTGGCGCAGAACCTCAAGGAGCCGGCGAAGGACGCCGTGAACCAGGTCAAGGATTCGGCCGCCGCATCCGCCGAGACCGTGAAGTCGGAGGCGCAGAGCACCGCCGAGCGGGTCAAGGAGAACGTCGCCCCGAGCGGCGGTTCGACGGGCAGCACCGGCACGACCGGGACCACCGGCACCGCCGGGACCACGGGGACCACCGGCACCACGGGTGACACGGGGCGGACGACGCAGTACTGA
- a CDS encoding phage holin family protein gives MTDMPTPSQQKAAETSLGELVGEVSRDLSELMRKELELAKAELSESAKRAGAGAGLLGGAGYAGAMAVFFLSVALWWGLGDLIDSLGWSAVIVAVIWAIIAAILYAVGRKRLKTVQGAPKTVETVKEIPDALKRNQENR, from the coding sequence ATGACCGACATGCCCACGCCGTCTCAGCAGAAGGCGGCCGAGACATCGCTGGGCGAACTGGTCGGCGAGGTCTCGCGCGACCTGTCGGAGCTCATGCGCAAGGAGCTCGAGCTTGCGAAGGCCGAGCTCTCGGAGTCGGCCAAGCGCGCAGGCGCGGGCGCAGGGCTCCTCGGCGGCGCCGGATATGCCGGCGCGATGGCAGTCTTCTTCCTGTCCGTCGCCCTGTGGTGGGGTCTTGGCGACCTCATCGACAGCCTCGGCTGGTCGGCCGTGATCGTGGCCGTCATCTGGGCCATCATCGCCGCCATCCTCTACGCCGTCGGGCGTAAGCGACTGAAGACCGTCCAGGGGGCGCCGAAGACGGTCGAGACCGTCAAGGAGATCCCCGACGCGCTCAAGAGAAATCAGGAGAACCGATAA